The nucleotide window CGACATTTAGTCTATGCAAGATGCTGTCTCAGGCTAGGCGGTCTCGGTCGTTGTAGTGCACAATGTGACGTTGGGAAGACCCTGCGTGTGCAGATGTATTCCTCTGACGTCTCGAGTGCGTGCCAATGATATAATCTAGGATCGGATTCCGAACAAAAACTGTTTACCGTATGTGATGAGCCTTACAGAAAGTCGGTGGCCTCACTTCGCGATGGGTCTCGGTATAGTTGCTGGGGTACCACACAAGTGCAGATCACCCGTGCTTGTAGTCGGTGTAGTACCACTTGGTAAACTTGGTAAATGGCCTTGGTTGGCATCGTCTCCGGGCATGATGAAGCATAGGTATGCTTGCCCTTGGCTCCCAGCATCGTGGTACAGGTATCCTTCTCGATATACTCCATGTCACATTCTTCTGCCGAAGCTAAACATTTGGTAAGGATGAAGTGACAGATGAGGAAAGTATCGATAATGCGCCAACGTACTGGTAGAATCTGGGGAAGAACGATTGCAAGTTAGGGTAAGAAGACAAATAGATTAAGCAAATGGCCGTTACTATGGCCAAAAAGGGCGAAAGCGTCCAACCGAGTCGTGGATTCACCTTGCAGAACTAATAGTTTGATGATGTGTTGGACAATCAAACTAACTAGGTGTAGAAGCACCGATCAACATGTGAATACGTACTGAAGAAAAGCATTACCTGGGTGGCTTCTTTAACTAAGATTAAAGGAAGATGGATGAGCACCGTTTGACCCAACTGGGGACACAGAGGTATTTCGTGGGAGCGAGTTACGGACGTAGGGGAAGAGTCCCTCGATGCCGTGTGCCGTGTCTTGTGCCGTGTCTTGTGCCGTGTCTTGTGCCGTGTCTTGTGCCGTGTCTTGTGCCGTGTTCGGACGGTCAGCAAAATCGCGGGTACCGATCGTCTTAGGGCCGAAGATTACATGTTCGAAAAGCGGAGATCAAACGTTTCGGAGAAGCCTCGTACGAAGCAAAGTATTTGATGCTTATGCTTCTAGCGGGTTTTGGGCTGGTAACTTATTGTGATTGATTTCGGACCGCAAACGACAGGTATGTCAGCAATGAATCCCAGATAGCAGTTTGTGTGATTGGCGTGACACTCTTCTGAGTAAGGTCGGTGGCAAAACAAGGCCGTAAATGACGCCGTATGCTGATCGTAAAATATGAAGCCTGGATACGTTACTGTACAGTCATCAGAAGAGTCTCGACTGTACGGTCATGATGCCCAGTGGGGCTGTTGGCCGCCCTCGGTCGAACCAAAGCGATGGTCAATGTGGGTGCTGCAAAACGGGAGGATCATGATCAGCAGGCCTTTTCGCGCTGCGGATATTACCGAGAAACTCTACCTCAGAAAAAGTCTGTGCGTTTGGGTTGAAGAGATGCACGTGACGCGGTCTAGCAGCCGAAATTGATCAAGTGCGCAGAACAGTGCAGCACTATGCTATGCGTATAGGTGGTATAGTGTGTACTTTACCAGGATTCTGCTTATGTGGTTGGAATGCTGTGGCGATGGCGGCCAGGCTCTTTAGTTGATGGTAGAGCCAGACTCGGGCATCAACAATCAGTCTAGACATGGTGACAGTTGTGGCATATGTATGCGAATCTTCGTACTCATGTCGTGTTCGAGAGCTCAACGACATGGTGGCTTGTGATGCGCTGTGACGTGGGTGGAGTCATGCAGACACCAGACAAATTGTCGAAGCTTTTCAGCCTTACGGTGCACACACTGTGGGGCGTGAATTCCCGTCGTCAATGAGGCTCAAAGGCCGCGTAGGCGGCCACCAGCCTTGCACGATCAAACGTGCTATGCTTGCTCTAGACacagtagtagtagtagtagtagtagtacCTAGGTAGTACCTTCTTTGCCGCAGTCGGAGGGGTCGTCTCAGCGAATTCGCGTCGCACCACTGTTGACATCATCTCGCGCTGTTAGAGGCAGTGAACTGCAACCTGTGTCGGTCGATAATTTCACAAAGAGTGCCCAGCAAGAGCTAGACTTGATGTCGCTGTCGCGGTTCGCTCTTCGGCTTCGGCAACGGGAGTGGAAAAGGCGAACATCGTCACCGTTTTGGGTCGGAAAGCTAACTGTCCGATGCCGAGAACAGGCAAGACGATGCGGATGCCGCGTACTGTCGTGCCCTGGCAAAGAGTGCCCTGGCAAAGAGATACGAACAAATTGACAACCAGACCCTAACTAAACGCTTGGCATCAAAACTCCAAGCCCAGCGTGGCGGGTGTCCTGAGGTCTGCGGTCCAAACCGTCCCCGTTGCTTGCAACCTGCTCGCTGGGGACGCAAGACGACCCGACAGCGACAAGTCACCAATAACTATGGCACAAGGCTCCCATGGAAGTGCCAGCAATGCCTGAGGCTTGCGTGCGAACATGGTGAGGCGGAGTCCAAGGTTGGCTCAGCACGGAGCCGTGCAAACCCCGCAATTGACCGCAGCTCATGAAATGTATACAATACCCAAGTTCTGCAAATTTCTTACTGTGCTTAGGCAGACCAAATCAACCTCGTATCCGTAAGAAATGATTTTCATTCAGCGTTTCCCCTTTGTGGCTCGGCGGCTCGGCAGCCCGGTATCTTTGCGAGCCGCCCAGTCCTGCCCAGCGTTGTTCCGTTGCGGAAATGGCTAGTATCGTGAGCACAGGTTCTGTAACAAAACAAGTCCATTTCTTGGCTCGTCACGGCACTCTGCCAGCTGATCGACTCCAGAATACGCATCGGAACCCCAGATCAATTCGAATCAGGGCCCCGCTGCCTGCAGAGAAACCGCCAGGTTTGAAACCTTGTCATAGCCCTTGTTTTGACTGTCGCCAACCTGAGCGGTGTGATTCCAAGCTTGTTAGTAGGAACAACACATTGGTGCGACAACTATACAGCGGATGAACAAGGTCTCTGGTACTGGCTTGGCAAGTGCTGAGCAACAGCTGTTGACGACGACTCTCCACCCCTGTTACGACCAAGGTCATTAGAGCCGCGTGAATGGATCCTGTCTTGGGAGCTGCAAGCCAACTATCCATTTCTGATCGACCATCTTAATTTGAGGACGACTAGACAAGCCTTTGCATGCTCATCAAGTAGTAATCTCAAACAGCATACGACGACGATGAAAGCTTATGGTTGGGCGGAAGGAACAGTGTTCGCCCAAGTCGCAAGGAAGACCGTTGTTGGTTGCCAGCGAGATGGTGCAAATTGCCATGATGAGTCGGCTGGCTTGGTGAAGTTGTATTGTTGTTTGCCCAGTACCCCACGCAATCTGGTATCGCGAGTGAGTCGGCCTGACTTTCGGCCACGATCGGTGTGTGTCCCTTGAGCGAGCAATGGACGACGTCCTACTATGTTCCCTTGCCTAAGTCCTCGGAAGCCATTAGCAGGATTCCTTCAACCACTCGATTTAGAGGACTTTCTCGCCAGCAAACCCCGAAAGTGTCCTAGAACTGCCCAGCTCTCAGACATAGTCTTGGTCTAAATATGATCGCTGTTGCCGAGCCCGCACTGGTCTGTTCGTCGGCGAAGCAAGAATCCGAACCAACAGAAAGTCGCCGAGAGCACTCAGCAGACGCTGATAGGGCTTATGTTAACGAACTATCGGCGATACGATATGTTGGTCATGTCAATGTCAGCCTTCTGCATGATTGCGAGGCCGTAAGAGCAAGGAGAGGTTCCGTAGACAAAGTTTTGGATGTTTTGCGAGAGACTACTGCTGACACGCAGTCTGTTTGCGCTGACATGGCGGCAGAAGTTACTCTCATGCACCATAAGACCAGTATAGTATAGTTACGCCTTGCCAGCGTATTTCGTATAAGCGCCCTAGGGCTTGTACGAATACGTCTTCGCAACATTGCACGAAACTGGTTTCTCAGCCACGCCTGACGACGCGTTAGGTGGGCCTGGCCAACCTTACCTCTGTCAAGGCGAGGCAATCTATGACTTGGCAATGGAAATTTGACAACAATCCAATCCAGATGATACCCCCACACCCGCATGTGCACATGGACGGACATGTGTAAACAGGCTTGGCCTCGCGGCTTCATGCTTGTGGTGGCTGAGGCAGGAATGAAACATGATTAGCCGAGCTCAGTAAGACAGTAAGATTAGAGAGGATGATATGCAAGGCAGTTTGTCAAAGGATGCCACGAGTACCTGCCCACTCGTCACTCTGCGTTTGGTTGGGAGGTCAACAAGCAGCTTATGGCGCAAGGCAACGAGCAGTTGTCCATCAGCTAACATTCAAGATGCAATACTGGCCAGTGTACAgaggtgcctttcaaaagttATTGCTGACAGGGGGGTCTCCTATTTGACCGAGAAACTACCGAAATACAGACAGATCAGTCTCCACGAACTCTTGGCAGGCCTCTGCCTTCCTTGTACTCATTCCCACCTTCAAGTTCAATAATCTTTTGAACATGGATAGGAATTCTCTCTATCCATGCCTGAATCTGTGACTGTGGGAGATCACTCCAGGCCTGCTCCCATGCTTTTGTGGCCTCTCCTCTACTCTTTGGAGCTCCTTTCTTGGTAGTTCTTCTCTTTAACCATGGCCAGGCTGGCTCAATAGCGTTGAGATCAGGTGAGTTACCACACCAGAAGAGCTTCTCCACACTCTCTCGTTGATAGATAATATTCTGGGCCTGGTGAGCATGAGAGGGAGCCTTATCTTCTTGAACAAGAGTACCTGGCCTCTCTCTCATACACTCCTTAGCAAAGGGGATAAGCTTCGGGAGAAGAACCTCAGTCTGATACCGCCACCAATCAATGCCACCTTTATCATTACCACGAGTGAGCTTCCCATTCtccagagatgtcaacaagcaagtcaagctggcttgattcttatcgattgcagatcacagaccattctctgggacgtgccactgtgcacgagcctctatattgtctgtgatctgcaatcgataagaatcaagccagcttgacttgcttgttgacatctctgccATTCTCCTTAGTCCATCTCCATTGAGGAGCTCTACCAGGCTTATTCCTTAAGCCTATCCTCTTCATGCCTATAGTAAGCTCCCACTCCTCTCTCATAATAGGCTCTAGGATCTTATTCATCTCTTCAATCTTAAGAGCtgcttctctcttctcttgGGCTGTCTCTGGCCTCCATACATGAAAGGGACCTTTGTAATTATACGTGAAGCAGCCCCAGAACATAAACTCAGAGTATCCCTTCCACCTCTCTCGTATCACAGATCTTGTAAGAGCCTCATCTGCCTTTCTCCACACCCGATACCCACCACGGCGGTGGTTCAGTACGACAGAGGTCTCATCTGACCAGATAACGTTCTTCCAGTCCTCAAGAGTCCAGTGCTGACGAGCGAGACACCAGGTAAGTCTATCTTgtctcatcttcttcgtcaacCCAGGCTTCCTCGTCGGCTTCGTCTTCTTGTATCCTGCTGCCTTGAGGACTCTCCACACCGTGGTAGGAGAGACGTCGTAACCGTAGAGACTAAGATCACCAGCTATGTCAGCACAGCTCTTCTCTCGTCCATAACGGTCACGGCGTACTTTGTCAACAGTAGGTTCATGGATAGCCTCTTGTTTACGTGGGCGGCCTGAGCGAGGAGCATCTTCAAGGTGTTCAGGAAGAACCTTTAGGGTTGGTCCATTTGGCTCAAAGCCTCGAAGGCAGGCTCGGCTGAAGATAGCGTCGATAGTGCGTGGGGAAATACCCAGGATCTCGCTGATCTGGCTCGTTGATTTGCCCACAAAGCGGGACTTTAAAGTAACAATTATAGCACGTGTGAATGAGTCTGTGTGAGAACGAGGAGCCATTACTAGTATAACTAACCTTTGAGAAACACCAAAGAAAGCGAAGATACTGCTATCTTCAGCTTCAAAAACTCTGACTGTGCCAAGAAATATCGGGCCGATAGATCTACCGCGCTAGCAATaacttttgaaaggcacctcCGTAATTCTTTGACCTGAGCAATTGTGGCTGAGGCGGTGTAAGGTGCAGGGGTGCAGTCAGCAGTTCTAGACGATGCAGCTCGCTGAATGTGATCGCGCTTACAATTGCAGTTACTGGCAGGACGCCGTTTTATTTTCAAGACGGCGAATTTCGCGGTTGTTTGGTGCCTCTGGGTGCTCAATGAGTTGCTCCGTCCTGTCGATCAAGGCGGAGACTGGAACAACGTTGATGTGTGTCCCCTCACGAGACGCTCTGCCGCCTCACTGCCGCTCACCTTTTCCCCATCTTGCTCCGTCCAGGTCGGAGATGTGATTACGAGGCCCCGAAGGCGCGACTTTTCATGAACAACAAGACTGCTCGGTCGAGGCTCAAGAAAGGCCATAGCAATGAAGCAGTTGTTAAATTGACATCAGCAATAAACTTGGCCATCGATGGGGCTTGAAGGAGATAAACGAATGCTCGAACCATATCGAACGACCACATGTCCATGGTCAACTAGAAAAGACGATTTTGTCCGCACGTTTTTGGTCGTGGATGTGAAAATGCCGGTTGCCGAGACTGCGAGACTGCGATCAGGAGGGATTTTCGATCTTGTCTTTTCGCCCGCATTTTCGCCGAGCAAACGTCAGCTGTTCTGGATGCGGGCGACCACCAGCGCGAGGGGATTTTCTTAGACAGCATCTTCCCTGGGTCATAGTCACGGTCCGCTCGCTGGCCGACTCCGCGCTTTTGCTATGTCACTTCTCCGCCGCGTTCAGCCCGGTCCTTGTAAGGTTGGCGCCCCTGCACCAAGCCATGCATCCCTGTACGCCAACCAATGTAGTCCAACGTGCGTGCGCCGATTGATGATGTGTAAAGAGACAGGGGTTTAACAGCCCATGGCCGGCGCATTTCATAATTACAGTTTCATTACTGAGCTTTTGCGCCGAGCAGCCCAAGGTTAACGCCGAACGTCCGCCTGGAATACCCTCTGACGCGAACAGATATAATGCTTTGCTACCCACACAGGGCTACGCTGGTACTTAGGGCTCCAGTTTCCACTTGACACTTCACACGATTTCTGCTCAAACAATTCACACCTTCAAAGAGTGATCGTCTTCGTCCTGCACAACCACTTGGACATCAAACATCAcaccaccactaccaccTCACTTTGTATAAGTGGGAACACTTCACTTCTCGTTACAGACAACATGTCTCCTCATCGGTCAGATTCCATGGAAGCACAAGACAGCATCAGGAAGCGGGTATGCAAAGCCTGTGACCGCTGCCGATTGAAGAAGTCAAAAGTACGTTCTTCTTCACGTGTGCCACCAGCCTGTCTAACCATATTAGTGCGATGGAGCCAGTCCATGTAGTCGATGCAAAGCCGACAATGCCATCTGTGTATTTGGCGAGAGGAAGAAGTCACAAGACAAAGTATACCCCAAAGGGTACGCTATATGCTCCTCTTTTCATGATACTTGGGCTAATTAGCATAGATATGTTGAGATGCTTGAGCAGCAACAAAGCCAACTGGTAGCCGGTCTTCGGGAACTCTACACTCGGTTGCAACGAGGCGAAAGCTGGCCCGGGCAGCCATTGCAAGAGACTGCGAGTGGCTATCCTCTGACACACGACATCCTGGAACGCCTTGATCTCCTCAACTCTCCAAGCGAGAATGGTACCCATTATGAGGGATTTGAAGAAGATTGCAGCCGTATGCAGCAGAGGTTGCTCGAGGGAGGTGCTCCATACACGCGACGACGCATCTCTGTCAGTTCAGAATCCGACCATGGCCATGCTTCGTCAAGCTCGTCGTACAACGGAACCCCAACTACCAGATCGGTTGCCTTGGAGAGCCCATTTGCGCGTAACACTGCACCACCAACACCACCGATGAACAGCCCGTTCCCACGCCAATCACAAATCGTCCAACCAATCAAGCAGGAGCCGCAAATGGCTTCACCGGTATTTATGAGCTCCGGCGCTATGGATCCTTCAACTTTATCAAGGGCGCCATGGATGAACGATTCGACAATCATGATGGACGATTCGATCGACTTCAAGCCAATGTACGAATTCGATAGCTACGGCAACTACGACCAGAGCATGATGGTAGACACAATTGCGATGAACCCGAGCGACCCTATGATGCCAGACTGGAATACTCACAGCGACATGGACTTTACCACCTTCATCCAAAACCCAGCACGTGCTTAATTATTGGTCCGGGCTTATCTCCGCTCTTCCTCCGTGTCTTCGTTTAGCGTTCAAGCGTTTTTGTGGTACTCTGGATTCCTACACGGCGTTTGTTTCGGCCATGGTAGTGGGCGTTATCGGTCAGGTTCGGCTTCCGATGATCAACTGGCGAATTTCCTTTAAATTTTACTTTCAGCATCTCGACGCTTCACTATGATGTGAATTGGAATTGGTACGCAGGGAACGGTTTTGACGATACTCCGCGGATCGGCATTCCTACAGCATAGACCACGGCCATGCTGTACATGGGAACTGGGTGTGTAATGGTGTCATAGATATTAATCGTATCATATCGAGATGATGTTGATCCTTCCTTGCGGCTGTCGGGTTGTGCAATGTGCGCCTTGGCTCCGGATTACTAAACAATGCAGCAGCCACTTCTCCAACGCACCGCCACGATGCCTTGAGGCGTGATGCGACGTGACAGACCGTCTCAACGAACAACGTCTCCATTCGGTATGCCGCCCGACGCGTCATTGGCGCATTCACACGCAAACACTCTTGTGGCTCTTCACGTGGTGGGCAACGGCAGAAAGGATATCTACCAGCGCTCCACATGCTCCCGAGCTCATTAGGCTAATCAAATACCACATACGTATCCAAGTCTGCTCTGCACACTTTTCGTCCGCAACCATATAGACTGGGTTTAGAAGGAGTCAATTCAACAAAAAGTATCACCTCTCTCCACTTGAGGCATAAATCAAAACACTCAGCTGAGGTGAGTAGCTTTCGCAGCAGCCCCGCATCAGTCGTTTACCCCTCATCACACCACGCCGCACGAATCAGCGACGTGCGCCCATCACATTCGGACATACAGCTAACAGAAGCGAGGCAGGCCATACGTACGTGTCGGACTGTACTGCATTACCAAGCAAGATCAGTCACATTATCGCCTGCATCATGTCTTCAGCCAAAGCCTTCACCTTTCTGCCACTGGGCGCCATCATCCAAAAGTTTACTGTGAACGGAAAGAACATTGTGCAGGGATTTCCGTCTGCGGAGCTGTACAAGCAATACAATGCACCCTTCTTTGGCGAGACCATTGGCCGTATCGCCAACCGCGTGTCCAAGGCGAAGATCAATGACCTAAACGGAAAGTCGTACCAGCTGGCGATCAACGACGGTCCCAACTCCCTCCATGGTGGAGATCTAGGCTTTGGAAAGCGTGAATTTGAGGGACCCTCTACTGTTGACCGTAATGGCAAGGAAGCCACTTTCTTCAAGTATCTCAGCAAAGATGGCGAGGAGGGTTACCCCGGGACTCTAGAGGTACGCGTGTGGTATGTCCAGGAAAAAGAAAATGTCGATGGCGCCCACCAAGAGGTTTTGCACATCGAGTACGAGGCTGAATTGGTTGGCGATGAAGTCTCTGAGACCGCAATCAACATGACGAACCATAGGTAGGCCTTGCGCCATATGTTGAATGGTCCATTTTGCTGACTAACCTTATAGCTACTTCAACTTGACTGGAGGACCGAGCATCGCGGGAACAGAAGtcaacctcatcacaaacAAGTATCAAGTCGTCGACGACGGCGGTATCCCCACAGGCCCTATCGAGGAGTACCCTGGCGTTAGCGCCAAGAAGACCTTTACATTGGGCGAGAAGGAGCCCGACATTGATGACTGTTTCGTAGCCAACACAGACCCCAGCAGCATTCCTATCGATACTCGCTCTTCACCCCTGCAGAAGCTTGCATCTTTCTATCACCCAGAAAGCAAAATCCATCTCGAAGTTCACTCAACCGAGCCCGCATTTCAGTTCTACACTGGCAAATACATCGACGTCCCTGCCGTTGGCGACTTATCCGCTAGGGGTGCTCGCTCAGGCTTTTGTGTTGAGCCCAGTCGCTACGTGAACGCCATCAACATTCCCGAGTATAAGTCGATGATGGTTCTCAAGAAGGGCGAAAAATACGGCACCAAGATCGTATACCGTGGCTGGCAGGCCTGAGCGATTTTCTACGACATCTTACATAGCATGTTTCCTCAAGGGCAGTGGCTAGCATTGCCCCACGAAGAACGTTTGCCAATTAATCGGCGAAGTCGGAAATGAAACGAATGAATGTTTTCTCTGGACAGTATTTTTCTCGCGCCCAGGATACCGATCTGCTTCTCACGCTCTCTTTCGTTCAGTTCGATGCTCACCTTCATCTTTCGCCAGTCCCCTGACTGCCTGCCGATGCAACACGTACACATCACTAGCGGCTTGCCTGCGGCCCTGATGTTTCCAAACCGCTGTAACTAACCAACCGTTGCAACCACCTCGGATTCTCCCGTGGAAGGATCTAGACACCTAGATTTCATATTGCTTCGGCAGACGGCCCACTCGACGACGTCACAGCCAGCGCAATATCTGGCTAACTAACTTCTAGCTTCACGCCTGGGGACCGTCGCTTCTTGCTTGCCGATCATCCGTTCCACCCGTTACCCGTGCCAGAAAGTTTATACCCACTTTACATATCCGGCTTTTGGTCAAACTTCGAGCGCGCTAAATGATAGGAGGTAGGAACACGAAGATAGGCCAGACTTTTGCAAATTTACCAGAACCTGTCATCGGGGCATTCTGAAACATCGTGGCGTGAGGCGTTAATACACAGGACGTCGTCATTGCGCATGCCATGCATGTCACCAAGTACCCACAAAGAAGCTGCGTAGCGAACTTACGAGCCCTGCGGCTATTACTGCCAAGCCATACCACGCCTTCCTTACCGCTCCCACATCAAACACCAGTTCCGATTTTGCATTGAAAGAACGCGTGGCTAGACCGCTGGGAAACATGCAGTTCCACAAGCCTTCCCCGCTGGCCATCGTATTTCGGCACCACAGGATCGGAAAACATGTGCCATCCCAACCACTTGACGCCATAGTTCTGCACAAGCGCAACAGTCTAGTTCTTGGCTGGGACATGCGCTCTTCACGAACAGATGTTGGCCTCGAGCGTTATCTCGGTCTTCTTAGGTAAGAAAACGAGATTCAGTCGATGCAAAAGGGCGAAACTAGCTGTTTTAATGCATGCTGAAGACTACCTTGGTCTCGATTTAGTAAGTACCTAGCGTCTTTTCACCCCAATCGTAACCATGCTACTGTATCAATCGACGCCACCACCTCGGGCCTCAAGCACGGCAAATGTAGATGCTTTGGACATGGACCATCTTTCCCCCGACGCCATGGTACTAGACAAGTCATGTTAGGTGTTCGATTGTGTGCCTGACCACGTAAACAAGGCagaaaagagaaaaagaaaaaAGCCACGCGGCTAGTTTTCTTTCTAGAGATACCCGCGAACGAAGCTTGTATTTCGCTGATTTCAGTGCCAATGGGTTGATTAAGACGTTTTGTTTTGTTTTCTTGGGTTTGTGTAGATTGAAAGGTAAGACTTGGTACATGAGTGGATGAATGTTGGATAGATAGCATGAAGTGTATATCCTACACCAAAGTTTCCTCAATTCAAGACAACCAAACCTGCCATCTATCACATGTGCAACTTGCTCAATCACATCCTTCCCTTGTCTCTCAACTAACCATGACGCCGCAGCCACTCATTCCCCATCACAAACCCCGCGCCACGCGTCATGCGCCACACAATACCTGTTTCTCCCCCGTATGATGCTAGCCAGAACCAGCGCACTCGACGCACAACACCACTAAGAATTCCATACACCATGACGCTACCAAAACACCATAGTCCCGCAAGCAAGACTCTACAATACCGATAAAGTTGAAGTAATACTTACCCACATCTCCGCTGTATTCCCGAGCGAGTAAAAAGGAAATAAAACCTGTTTTCTCAATTCACATGGTTTAGGGTGGTTACCTACACCATGGTAAGTACGGTTGCTAGCGTGGGTTACTAAGAAAGGAAGATtagaaaagaagaaaagaaagagagGAAAGAGAACAAGGAGATAGTGGCCGAGGGTTTTCGGACACGGGTATAACGAGACACATGGAGGCTGGATTAGGAAAAGTGATAGGGGCGGGAA belongs to Pyrenophora tritici-repentis strain M4 chromosome 10, whole genome shotgun sequence and includes:
- a CDS encoding Aldose-epim domain containing protein, whose amino-acid sequence is MSSAKAFTFLPLGAIIQKFTVNGKNIVQGFPSAELYKQYNAPFFGETIGRIANRVSKAKINDLNGKSYQLAINDGPNSLHGGDLGFGKREFEGPSTVDRNGKEATFFKYLSKDGEEGYPGTLEVRVWYVQEKENVDGAHQEVLHIEYEAELVGDEVSETAINMTNHSYFNLTGGPSIAGTEVNLITNKYQVVDDGGIPTGPIEEYPGVSAKKTFTLGEKEPDIDDCFVANTDPSSIPIDTRSSPLQKLASFYHPESKIHLEVHSTEPAFQFYTGKYIDVPAVGDLSARGARSGFCVEPSRYVNAINIPEYKSMMVLKKGEKYGTKIVYRGWQA